Proteins encoded together in one Psychrobacter sp. 28M-43 window:
- the dut gene encoding dUTP diphosphatase has translation MQAVQVKVVNPKITEDKAFSLPTRATDGSAGIDLRACIDEPLTIKAGETHLIGTGLAVYIQDPNYAGMILPRSGLGHKHGIVLGNLVGLIDADYQGELMVSIWNRSGDDFVLNVAERMAQYIVVPVARPEFEVVAEFSDESVRGAGGFGHSGRQ, from the coding sequence ATGCAAGCTGTACAAGTTAAAGTGGTAAACCCTAAAATTACTGAAGATAAAGCGTTTTCTTTACCAACTCGTGCCACCGATGGCAGTGCAGGTATTGACTTGCGTGCTTGTATCGATGAGCCATTAACGATTAAAGCAGGTGAAACCCATTTAATAGGTACAGGCCTTGCGGTTTATATCCAAGATCCTAACTATGCAGGTATGATTTTACCGCGTTCAGGTCTTGGTCATAAGCACGGTATCGTCTTGGGTAACTTAGTTGGGTTAATCGATGCCGACTATCAAGGCGAGCTGATGGTTAGTATTTGGAACCGCAGTGGGGATGACTTTGTTCTTAATGTAGCTGAGCGTATGGCACAGTACATCGTGGTACCTGTTGCGCGTCCTGAGTTTGAAGTGGTTGCAGAATTCAGTGATGAAAGCGTACGCGGTGCAGGTGGGTTTGGACACTCAGGTCGTCAGTAG
- a CDS encoding phosphomannomutase: MPPFAAQQSLFRAYDIRGANQYFTSSFIHALGDAFATLYNAQDSQPTQNINANASNASTSVVTKQNVVVIGYDMRIGSEAIAHTLSTVLAHNGLRVIQLGLITTPMMAFWAAQYQGHGIVVTASHSAKDILGIKWLVNNKSPSSSEIQTLYHQLTAHHGYHACPDSQSNNSVLHSENIESIKSSQDSKLPNDLLEQLPAYQVVNVYIDAIAQVFEQLFQHNHSATAANQKSAYKLDLVIVIDCMHGATGSIAQRLFEHFCQHVIFLNDTPDGNFPLGNPDPTEPNRLNELQRAVVLHAADIGLAFDGDGDRLMIVDNNGKIVTPDHLLYLLARIAITEHPNSLSNSLLASEVLFDIKCAHHLPRLLSELGTTPVISKTGSSFMRQQVQHPDNQIVFAGELSGHFIFNDSRFIPYDDAMYAALRLLHWLDQTHNDTNDKKPLADIIQSLPTIVSTADHYLPMPQTATTDCSLVEQLTRFCHYLQHLVDMSTHTNSSSYSQQLKDTCLPATTCKSSACTCATAKAQIALKQTHELLPVGTKLSCIDGVRLDFAHGFGVLRQSNTSNSLTARFAGDSVDDLKDIQATFAALCQPFNAALAEQILAIPAE; this comes from the coding sequence ATGCCACCTTTTGCGGCGCAGCAATCCTTATTCCGTGCTTATGATATTCGTGGTGCCAACCAGTATTTCACTAGCAGTTTTATACACGCGTTAGGCGATGCTTTTGCCACTCTCTACAATGCCCAAGATAGCCAACCGACTCAAAACATCAATGCTAATGCCTCTAATGCTAGTACCTCTGTTGTTACTAAGCAGAATGTTGTCGTTATTGGTTATGATATGCGTATTGGTAGTGAAGCCATTGCCCATACGCTTTCTACTGTACTAGCTCATAATGGTTTACGTGTTATCCAGTTAGGCCTGATTACTACGCCGATGATGGCATTTTGGGCAGCGCAATATCAAGGTCATGGCATAGTCGTAACAGCGAGCCATTCCGCTAAAGACATATTAGGCATCAAATGGTTGGTGAATAACAAGTCTCCTAGTAGTTCAGAGATACAGACGCTCTATCATCAGCTAACCGCCCATCATGGTTATCACGCCTGTCCCGATAGCCAATCTAATAATTCTGTCTTGCATTCAGAAAACATTGAAAGCATTAAAAGTAGCCAAGACTCAAAATTACCAAACGACCTACTTGAGCAACTACCTGCTTATCAAGTAGTCAACGTCTATATAGATGCTATTGCGCAGGTATTTGAACAATTATTTCAGCACAATCACTCGGCAACTGCAGCCAATCAGAAAAGCGCTTATAAACTTGATTTGGTCATAGTCATTGACTGTATGCATGGCGCAACTGGGAGTATCGCTCAACGCTTGTTTGAACATTTTTGCCAGCATGTTATTTTTCTCAATGATACACCAGACGGTAATTTCCCCCTTGGTAATCCAGACCCCACCGAACCAAACCGCTTAAACGAATTGCAACGAGCCGTTGTTTTGCACGCAGCAGATATAGGCTTGGCGTTTGATGGCGATGGCGATCGTTTGATGATCGTTGATAATAACGGCAAGATAGTCACGCCCGATCATTTGCTCTATTTATTGGCACGTATTGCTATTACTGAACATCCTAACTCCCTGAGCAACTCTTTATTAGCATCTGAAGTTCTTTTCGATATTAAATGTGCTCATCATTTACCAAGACTGTTATCTGAGCTTGGTACTACACCTGTGATTAGCAAGACTGGCAGCAGCTTTATGCGCCAACAGGTACAGCATCCTGACAATCAGATTGTTTTCGCTGGTGAATTATCAGGACATTTCATCTTTAATGACAGCCGCTTTATCCCTTACGATGATGCGATGTATGCTGCATTACGGTTGCTGCATTGGCTTGACCAAACTCATAATGATACTAATGATAAAAAACCGCTAGCAGATATCATCCAAAGCTTACCCACTATAGTCAGTACTGCTGACCATTACTTGCCAATGCCGCAGACGGCTACTACCGACTGCTCACTTGTAGAGCAACTAACGAGATTTTGTCATTATTTGCAGCATCTAGTAGATATGTCTACTCATACTAACTCTTCTTCATACAGTCAGCAGTTAAAAGATACTTGCCTGCCCGCCACGACATGCAAGTCGTCAGCGTGTACTTGTGCTACTGCGAAGGCGCAAATAGCATTAAAACAGACGCATGAATTATTACCTGTAGGAACCAAGCTGAGCTGTATCGATGGTGTGCGCTTAGATTTTGCGCATGGCTTTGGCGTACTGCGTCAATCAAATACCAGCAATAGCCTGACCGCGCGCTTTGCAGGTGACAGTGTGGATGACCTAAAAGATATTCAGGCGACATTTGCCGCTTTATGCCAACCATTTAACGCAGCGCTAGCTGAACAGATTCTTGCTATTCCTGCAGAGTAG
- the mgtE gene encoding magnesium transporter: protein MPTSTPNQERTAMLSGDYNSAEYSAEYKLLYLQGLVADKAYEAITEFLEKQSEYEIANLLESFPTQNRLLIWAQVPEHIKGEVLAELDVDTRQPLMENISSQEISLFTQDLDAQDISEILDTVTESVRTSVMATLDEETRVQVNKLDTYADWEVGSYMDPDIIQIRDDIYLADVQEWLRENDDLLDDESQELLVVDQSQQLLGLLSLVDLIKHKQNTLVSDLIDTAITINDRLDIQDAAAIFRSEDIRFAPVINSHGELVGQLNGEDIMEIIQDDVDSTMKNLAGVSQDEELFAPILTSAKSRSVWLGINLCTALLAAAVIGQFEEVLAQVVALAILMPVVASMGGIAGSQTLTVVIRGMAMGQIGGSNRVWLLNKELWVGAINGIIWAIIMAFIAQLWFHDIKISAVIGFAIAINMTAANVSGISIPLMLKRMNIDPALSASVILTTVTDIVGFMSFLGLASVLIL, encoded by the coding sequence ATGCCTACCTCGACGCCCAATCAGGAACGAACTGCCATGCTGTCAGGAGACTATAATTCGGCTGAATATAGTGCCGAATATAAGCTTCTGTATCTGCAGGGTTTGGTTGCTGATAAAGCATACGAGGCCATTACAGAGTTTTTAGAAAAGCAGTCCGAATATGAGATTGCCAACCTATTAGAGTCCTTCCCAACTCAAAACCGTCTGTTGATTTGGGCTCAGGTGCCAGAGCATATCAAAGGTGAAGTGCTTGCCGAACTGGATGTCGATACGCGCCAGCCGTTGATGGAGAATATTTCTTCTCAAGAAATCTCTTTGTTTACCCAAGACCTTGATGCGCAAGATATTTCTGAGATTCTGGACACTGTCACTGAGAGCGTACGTACCTCAGTCATGGCAACGCTCGACGAAGAGACGCGGGTTCAAGTCAATAAGCTTGATACTTATGCCGACTGGGAAGTTGGTAGCTATATGGATCCTGATATTATTCAGATAAGGGATGATATCTATTTGGCAGATGTACAAGAGTGGCTGCGTGAAAACGATGACCTGCTCGATGACGAGAGCCAAGAGCTGTTAGTTGTTGATCAAAGCCAACAATTGCTGGGACTACTGAGTCTAGTAGACTTAATTAAGCATAAACAAAACACCTTGGTCTCGGATCTGATTGACACTGCCATTACGATTAATGATCGCTTGGATATTCAAGATGCTGCTGCGATTTTTCGTTCAGAAGACATCCGTTTTGCCCCCGTCATCAATAGCCATGGCGAGCTGGTTGGTCAACTAAACGGCGAGGACATCATGGAGATTATCCAAGATGATGTCGACAGCACCATGAAAAACCTTGCTGGTGTTAGCCAAGATGAAGAGTTGTTTGCCCCCATCCTAACCAGTGCTAAAAGCCGTAGCGTTTGGCTAGGTATCAATTTATGTACCGCCCTTTTGGCCGCAGCAGTGATTGGACAATTTGAAGAAGTATTGGCACAAGTCGTGGCGCTAGCGATATTGATGCCAGTAGTCGCCAGTATGGGCGGTATTGCTGGCTCGCAAACGCTGACGGTCGTTATCCGCGGGATGGCGATGGGTCAAATCGGTGGTTCCAACCGTGTCTGGCTGTTGAATAAAGAGCTATGGGTGGGTGCGATAAACGGTATCATCTGGGCGATAATTATGGCGTTTATTGCTCAGTTATGGTTTCATGATATTAAGATCAGTGCCGTCATCGGTTTTGCCATCGCGATCAATATGACTGCGGCTAATGTCTCTGGTATCAGCATACCGCTGATGCTAAAACGGATGAATATTGACCCTGCTCTATCTGCTTCGGTTATCCTAACGACCGTCACGGATATCGTCGGCTTTATGTCATTTTTAGGATTGGCCAGCGTGTTGATACTTTAG